DNA from Arthrobacter sp. SLBN-112:
GCCACCACCGGGGTATCCGGCGGCGCAAGAGCATGGGCAGTCTCCGCGTACCGCACCGCAGCCTTCACCTTTAGCCCCGCGATCCCGGACTCCACCTCACGGGCACCGGCCAGAATATCCAGGCACCCATCAGCCAACCCCGCTAGCGGATCAGTCACCGAAAACGGCAACGACCCCGCCCCATCCACCTCAGCATTGAGCACACCAACAGCGGCGCGGATGTCCTCCAACGCCTTCACCACCGCCGCTTTCCCCATAAACCCATCATGGCAAGGGGGTCTGACATTCTGGCCTGCAAAGAGTTCAGCTCAGTCCTGCACCCTTCGCTCAAGCAACTGCTCCAGTCCCCGTTTGAAGCCAGACCGGCCGCCATGGGCGGGATGCCGGATTTTGGGGACGTTCAGGCCGCTGCGCTGCAGGCTGTGCTGGGCTACGTTGCCCACCGCCACGATGGACCTGATCTCGAAAAGCGCCGCGAGGTCCTGCCAGAAAGGTGTCCCCAGCTTCGTTTCCGAGGGCCTGGGCGTGCGGTTGGACAACGGCTTCCCCGGCTGATGAGGATGCCAGGGAAATGCGCTCCACAGTAGTGGGAGGACATCCACCTCTTCGAGGACCTGCCACAGCACCGTGGCCGTCGGCTCCGCGGCAACTCCCCCAGCCTCGGGCGGCAGCACGTACCCCTTTCCGGGGCCGAAGAGCCCAAAGCTGTTGGCGGGGCCTTCGAGGATGGTCCGGTTGGTGAAAGGGACGCCGGTGATGCGCATGCCCCTGAAGCCGGGGGCCTCCCCTACCAGCAGTAGATCCGGGCGCCTTTCCAGCATTTCCTGCAGGTAGATCTCAAGGTTGCTTCGGCGCAGGGCATTTGCCGGAACCGAATGGTTGAAGAAGTTGTTCGCTGCAGCTCCCGTGTCCACAGCCGCAAGCCGCTCAACAAAATCGTGGACGGAGGCGCTCACCGGCGTGCTCCCTACCAGGCGGCGAACGTTACCAGCGGGGGTGGATGGCCTCGCGGAAGTAGTGGTCGTAGATCCAGCGGACGCCTTCGTCGAAGTCCTTGCCAACGCTGACCGCGGCTGCAGCGGCATTGGCCCGCGCCTGCTCCACGTTGCGGGCACCGGGGATGACGGTAGTGACGCCATCCTGCGCGGCGATCCAGGCGATGGCAGCCTGGGCCGTCGTTGCCCCTTCCGGCACCAGCTGCTCGAACTCGGCCACGGCCTTCAGGCCCAGTTCGTAGTCCACGCCGGAGAAGGTCTCACCGACGTCGAAGGCTTCGCCCTTGCGGTTGTAGTTCCGGTGGTCGTTCTCGGCGAAGGTGGTGTCTTTCGAGTACTTGCCGGAGAGTAGGCCGGAGGCGAGCGGCACGCGTGCGATGATGCCCACGCCTGCGGCCTTGGCAGCCGGGAGGACCTCATCCAGCGGCTTGAGCCGGAAGGCATTCAGGATGATCTGGACCGACGCGGTTCCCTCGTGGCGGATCGCTTCGAGGGCCTCGTCCGTCCGTTCCACGCTGACGCCGTAGTTCTTGATGGCCCCTTCTGACACGAGGGTGTCGAGGGCGTCGTACACCTCGTTGTTGCTGTAGACCGGGGTGGGCGGGCAGTGCAGCTGGACCAGGTCCAAGGTGTCCGTGCCCAGGTTCTTCCGTGACCGGTCAACCCACTGGCGGAAGTTGGCCAGGGTGTAGTTTTCCGGCCGCTGTTCCACCCGCCGGCCCATCTTGGTGGCCACCGTGGCGCCCAGGCCAGGGTTGTCGGCCAGGAACTTTCCAATGGCCTGCTCGCTCTTGCCGTCGCCGTAGACATCGGCCGTGTCAAAGAGGGTGACGCCGGCCTCCACGGAGGCTGCGAGGATGGCCTGCGCCTGTGCCGGGTCAACGTTGCCCCAGTCCGCCCCAAGCTGCCACGTACCCAGCCCCACAATGGAGACGTTCCGTCCGGTCTTGCCTAAAATCCGCTGTTCCATCCCCCGACTATATGCAACGATGCAACCCGCGGTCAGATCCGCCCCGTGCGAACGCCTCCGGGGTCCGCATGTGACCCCGTTGCCCTAGGACGGAACGTGCTCCAGCTTCGGTACCAGCCCCGCCTCCTTCAGCCCCAGGTAGATCCGGTCCCGGGCAATGGGCAGGGACGCGAAGCGCACCCCGGTGGCGTTGCGGATGGCGTTGGCGAGCGCCGGCGCCACCGGGTTGAACGGGCTTTCGCTCATGGACTTGGCTCCCAGCGGCCCCATTTTGTCGTTGGTGTCCGCGAAGTAGACCTCGCTGCGCGGCACGTCCGCAAAAGTAGGAATGTGGTACTGCCGGAGGATGTCCGTGGTGACCTTCCCGGCGTCGTCCACCACCACTTCCTCGTACAGCGTGGCACCCAGGGCCTGCGCGATCCCGCCTTCGATTTGGCCGCGGCACTGCCGCGGGTTGACCACCACGCCGGCGTCGGCTGCCTGCACGCTTTGCAGGATTTTCAGCTCGCCGGTGCCGCGGTTCACCGCCACCCGGAAGCCGTGCACGTTGAACGCGACGGAGCGCGGTGTACCCCCCCAGCGCCCTTCGGCAGCGAGTTCGACGCCGGCTTCCGCGGCCGCCTGCGCAAGTTCCGAAAGGGCCACGGGAGTCCCGTCCACCACCAGGGAATCCCCGTCGAGGACGCACGCCGAGGCCTGGGTCTGCCGGACGCCGGCGGCGAAGGCCCGGATCCGGACCGCCAGCTCCTCCGCTGCGGCGAGGGTGGCCTTGCCGGCCACCACCGTGCCGGCTGAGCCGAACGCCCCGCTGTCGTGCTCCACCAGGTCCGTGTCCGACTGCCGCACCGCCACCCTGGACGCCTGCGTTGAGAGGGCCGTGGCGGCAAGCTGGGCGTGCACCGTGGTGGTGCCGTTGCCGAATTCGGCGGTCCCGACGTCGGCCTGGTACGTCCCGTCCGGCAGGAGCCGGAGGCGGGAATGGGCAAAGTGGCCGCGCGGCGGCACGGTGTCGATCATGGACAAGGCAGCGCCTTCGCCCACCATCCAGTCCGGCCCCAGATCCTCAAGGCCGGCCTGCCGGTAGCGTTCGCGGCCGCGGTCCAGGGCATCCCGGACCAGGTCCAGGCATTGGTCCAGCCCGTAGCTGCCGTAGTGGACGTCTTCCTCCGGGTCGGGCTGCGTGGACAGCATGTGGTCCCCCTCGCGGACCATGTTCAGGCGACGGAACTCCAGCGGATCCATGCCGATGCCGGCGGCCAGCTCATCCATGGCCGACTCGATGGCGAAGATCATCTGGCTCAGCCCGTACCCGCGGAAAGCACCGGCCGGCACGGTATTGGTGTATACCGAATGCGCGTCCACCTTCTTGTTGGCACAGTTGTACACCGCCAGCGATTCGCCGCAGCCGTGGAACATGACGCCGGGACCGTGGTTGCCGTAGGCGCCGGTGTTGGTTACCACGTCCAGCTCCAGGGCCGTCAGCTTCCCGTCCCGGCTGGCCCCGGCCTTCAGCTTGATGGTGAACGGGTGCCGGGTGGTGGTGGCGGTGAACTGTTCGGTGCGGGTCAGTTCCAGCTGGACCGGCCGCTGCAGTTTCAGGGCCGCGAGCGCCACGAGGTCCTCGGTGAGGACTTCCTGCTTGCCGCCGAATCCACCGCCCACACGCCCGGCCACCACATGCACCTTGTCCTCTTCAAGCCCAAAGACCCGGCAGAGGGTGCGGCGGACCAGGAACGGGACCTGGCTGGAGGTGCGCACCTGCAGCCGGCCCTCGGCATCCACCGAGGCGATGGCAGCGTGGGTTTCCAGTGCCACGTGCTGCACCCGCTGGGTTTGGTAGGTCTGTTCATGGATGAAGTCGGCGGCGGCGAAGCCACCGGCCACGCTTCCCAGCTCCGAGTGCAGCTCCGCCACCACGTTCCGTTCCGGCCCTGCAATCCGGGAGCGGGCAGCGTCCTTGTCCCCGTGGACCAGCGGCGCGTTGGGGAGCAGCGCCTCCTGGGGCGAGAGGACGGCCGGGAGTTCCTCATACTCCACCTGCAGCGCACGCACGCCTGCTTCCGCGGCGCCCACTGATTCCGCCACGACGCCGGCCACCCGCTGCCCGATGAACCTGACCACGTCATCGAGCACCCGGGTATCGTCGGGGTCGTCCGTGAACAGCTCGTGCTGGGCAGTGGAGAACAGTTGCTCGGGCGCGTCCTCGGAGGTGAGGACGGCCACCACTCCGGGGACCTCCAGTGCCGCAGCCTTGTCGATGGACACCACCCGGGCATGGGCATGCGGCGAACGCAGGATCTTGAGGTGCAGCAGGCCCTGGAGCAGCTCCTGCGGAACGTCCAGCGTGTACCGGGCCGTTCCGGTGACCACTGCCCGGCTGGCCGGAGCCGGGACGTCGTCACCCAGCCGGCCCGCTTCCGGATCAGGCTGCCCCTCCCCGGCGATGCCGGAGCCCGGCCCCTGGGGATCCGGATGGCCGGCATCCCCGCAGACCGCATCAGCGATGGCGCGGTACCCGGTGCACCGGCACAGGTTGCCCTTGAGGTTCCTGGGCAGGTTCTCCTTCTGTGCATCACTGAAGGTGGCGGCAGTCATCACCATGCCGGCCGTGCAGAAGCCGCACTGGAAGCCCTGGCGCTCCAGGAACTGCTGCTGCACGGGGTGGAGCTGCCCCTCAGCGCCGCCGGCCCCGGCGAGCCCCTCGATAGTGGTGACAGAGTGTCCTTCTGCCCTGGCCGCAGGGTAGATGCAGCTGTGGACCGGGGTGCCGTCCACATGCACGGTGCAGGCACCGCAGTCGCCGCCGTCGCAGCCCTTCTTCACCCCCAGGTTTCCCTGCTCCCGGAGGAACGTCCGCAGGCACTGCCCCGGACGGGGCGCGGCGTCCGCAGAAGTTCCGTTGATCTCGATGGCCATGCTCAGGCCCCTTTCGAAAGAGTTGTGGGCCCGGACTCCGGGATCCCGCCGTTCCGCGGCGGCCAGAAGTCTCCGGACACAGCCAGTCCCGGCGTTCCCTGCGGCGCTGCAAGTTCGGCCCGGATTTCCTCTGCCAGCCGGTAGGTCATGTCGCGGCGCCAGGCCGGCAGCCCGTGGATGTCGTCGTGGTAAAGGTCTGCAGGGATCGCCTCGTCGAGGGCCGCCGTCAAGTGGTCCGCCTCAGGCAGCGCGTCGAAGCGCAGCTGCACGGGCCGCTTGGTGGCGGCGGTGACCGTCAGCACCAGGGAGGCCCCGGCGTCGAGCCTTCCAATGAGCAGCACCCCGGACCGGCCCAAATTGCTCAACGACAGGCGGCGGAAGGCCACGCGGGCGGAAAGGGCCGACGCCGGGAGGCGGACGCTGCGGAGCAGCTCGCCCGGTGCCAGGCCGTTCCTGGCATCACCGGTGATGAAGTCCGCCACCGGGAGGGTGCGGCTGCCGCCGCCGGGAGCCAGGATGGTGGCCACGCCGTCGAGCCCGGCGCAGAGGGAGATGACGGGCCCGGCGGGTAGCGACGTGCAGAGGTTGCCGCCCACCGTGGACATGTTCCACACCTTGAAAGAGGCCACGAAGGAGTCGCAGCAGGCCCGGACCAGGTCCAGTGCAGGCCAGCCGCGGCCCGAAACATCCGGCAGGCCGGGAAGGCTGTACAGCTCCGCGATGGTGCAGGTGGCGGCGAGCTCCATGCCGTCGCCGGTCACCGTGATGGGCGTCCAGCCGGCAGCGCCCAGGTCCAGGAGCCGTTTGAGCGGCTGCGGCCCGAAGGCGTAGCTGCCGTAGGAGAAGAGAACCGTCCCGCCGGCCAGCCAGGCATCGCCGTCGCGCCATTCCGCGGGGTCGGTGGTGCGCACCACCGCCTCAATGGTGTTCATGTCCATGCGATCTCCTGCTTGTCAACGTCTGTGGGCACCGGGGCGGGCGCGGGGTGGGAATGCGTGGGGTGGTGATGGATGGTGCCGGATGTTTCCCGCAGCGGCAGGCAGCTGGCGGTGCGGCTGCGGGCGGCGATGATTTCCGCGGTGATGGACACCGCCACTTCAGCCGGCGTGACGGCACTGAGATCCAGCCCGATGGGTGAGTGCAGCTGCGCGATCCGCTCCGGCGGGACGCCTGCGCTGAGGAGTTCGGCAACCCGCTGGAGGTGGCTGCGGCGGGAGCCCATGGCGCCCACGTAGGCAAGGTCCAGGGCCAGCGCGGTTTCCAGCAGCGGGATATCGAACTTGGGATCGTGGGTCAGGACGGCCACCACGGTGCGGCGGTCCATCCTGCCGGCGGCCGCCTCCGACGCAAGGTACCGGTGCGGCCAGTCGGCCACCACCTGGTCCGCGGCGGCGAAACGGGGCTGCCCGGCAAAGGCCGGCCGGGCATCCACGAGGGTGACGTGGTAGCCCAGCAGCTTGGCGGCCGGGACCAGCGCCGCGCCGAAGTCGTTGGCGCCGAACACCAACATCCGCGGCGGGGCCAGCCGGGACTCCACGAGCATGGCCGGCTCGCCGGAAGGCTGCCCGGCGCCTGTCCGGTCCGGAGGACAATCCCCCGGCTGGCCCAGCCGGACCAGGCCCGTGCAGCCGCTGCGCACCATGGACTCCAGCTGCAGCGCCGGTTCACCGTGCAGCAGGGCTGCCAGCTCCGGGGACGCAGCCAGAGAGAAGGTGGCGGGATCGGAAAGGACGACGGCGCCGCCTCCTGCGCTGCCCAGCATCCGTACCAGGGCCACGGGTTGGTCCGGGCTGGTACCGGAGAGTTGCAGCAGGGCGGTGCGCAGCGGATGCCCGGCCTCTCCGGGCTGGGCGGCGGGCACCGGCTGGATGTGGATGTCCAGCTGACCCCCGCAGGTGAGCCCGGCGGCGAAGGCGTCGGCGGCGCTGAAGCCGAAGGTCTCGAGGCGTGTGGCGTCGTCGTCCATTGCCTCCTGGGCGAGCGCCACCACGGCGCCTTCCACGCAGCCGCCGGAGAGGCTGCCCAGCACCTCGCCCGATTCGGTGACCAGCATGGACGTGGCCACGGGCCGGGGCACGGAGCCGGAAGCGGCCACGATGGTGGCCACGGCGAACCGCCGGCATGCAAGCCGGGGCATCCAGGGGCCGAGCGAAGGGATCAGGTCAAGCATGGCGGCACTCCTTCTTCCGCGCGGCGGTGGTGTCTATTGTCGGTCCTGCAGGGGGCCGGGCCAAGCGTTGGCCCGGCCCCCCCGGCTGTTTGGGGCAAAACTCAGCCGCCCAGCAGGTGGTTGATCGGTCCGCGCGCGAAGTACACCAGGAAACCGATGCTCACCACCCACATCAGCGGATGGATCTTCTTCGCCTTGCCGGAGGCCGACCCGATGACGGCCCAGCTCACAAAGCCGACGCCGATGCCGTTGGCGATCGAGTAGCTCAGCGGCATGGTGACGATGGTGAGGAATGCGGGCAGGGCCACCGTGAATTTGGTGAACTTGATCTCGCGGATCTGGGCCATCATCATCGCGCCCACCACCACCAACGCGGCAGCGGCAACTTCCAGCGGCACCACGCTGGTGAGCGGCGTGAGGAACATGGAACCGAGGAACAGCACGCCGGTGACCACCGACGCCAGGCCGGTGCGGGCACCTTCGCCGATGCCGGCCGCGGAGTCGATGTACACGGTGTTGGAGGAGCCGGAGGTGGCACCGCCCGCCACGGCGCCGAAGCCTTCCACGATGAAGGCCGCCTTCAGCCGCGGGAACGTTCCGTCCTTGTGGGCGACGCCGGCGCTCTTGGCCAGGCCGGTCATGGTGCCCATGGCGTCGAAGAAGTTGGTGAACACCAGCGTGAAGACCAGCATGGTGGCGGCGAGGCCGCCGATCCGGCTAAACGAACCAAAGAGATCAAAGTGGCCCACCAGGCCCAGGTCCGGCGCGGATACCAGCTGGCCGGACAGGACCGGGGTGTTCAGGTGCCAGCCGCCGGGGTTGGTTGCGCTGGCCGGGCCCAGCTTCAAAATGGCCTCGACGACGGCGGCCAGCGCGGTAGTGCCGACGATGCCGATGAGCAGGCCGCCCTGGACCTTGCGGGCCACCAGGATGCCCATAGCCAGGAGGCCGACGACGAACACGAGCGTGGGCACCGAGGTGATGGAGCCGCCGTCGCCCAGCTGGACAGGGGGTCCGCCTGCCGTGGGCCGGACGAAGCCGGAGTCCACGAAACCGATGAAGGCGATGAACAGGCCGATGCCCACGGTTATGGCCGCCTTGAGTTCCTTGGGCACCGCCCGGAAGATGGCGGTCCGGGCACCGGTGACGCCGAAGAGGACAATCAGGATGCCGTTGATCACCACCAGGCCCATGGCCTCGGGCCAGGTGACTTCCTGGATCACCGAGACCGCCAAGAACGAGTTGATGCCCAGCCCGGCGGCAAGTCCGAACGGGAGGTTGGCGATAAGGCCGAAGAGGATGGTCATGACGCCGGCCGTGAGTCCGGTGACGGCACCCACCTGCGCGGCGGACAGCCAGCCCCCGGCGACGTCGGTGGGGGCGTTGTCCGCGCTGAACCCACCGAGGATGAGGGGGTTCAGGATGACGATGTACGCCATGGTGAAGAAGGTGACCAGGCCGCCGCGGAATTCGCGGGCAAGGGTTGAGCCGCGCCGGGTGACCTGGAAGAAACGGTCCAGGAAGGATTCCGGCGGCTGGGGGGTCTGTGATCCCTGCGCCGACGTGCGTGGCGTCCGCCGGGAGGTGCTGGTGGTTGGAGCCGGATGCTCCTCGTGGGAATGGTCCAGGATGGTCATCGAAGCCGCCGGGCCTAGTAGTCAATCCTGGATTCGAGCGTGTTCCAGGTATTGAACGGCTCCAACGGGGCTGGGGCCTGGGGATCGCCCAGTTCCAGCTTGGATACCGGCATCAGGGAGTCCCTGTCCTGGTTTTCGAAGTATTCGTAGAACACGGCGTCGTCGAAGCCCACGGAGGCGGCGTCGTGGCGGTCAGCGGCGTAGACAACACTGCCTACCCGGGCCCAGAGCGCGGAGGCCAGGCACATGGGGCAGGGCTCGCAGCTGGTGTAGAGGGTGGCGCCGCTGAGGTCGAAGGTGCCCAGCTCGCGGCAGGCGGTGCGGATGGCAGTCACTTCGGCGTGCGCGGTGGGATCGTTGTCGGCGGTGACGCGGTTGACGCCGTCGAACGTCTGGCCGTCCGCCGTGACGATCATGGCGCCGAAGGGGCCTCCGCTGTTAAGGACGTTGGCCGTTGCCAGCCGGATGGAGCGGGCCAAAAATTGTTCGGCCGTGACGGTGGTACTCATGATGCGACTTCCTTTTGCCGGGAAGCCTGGTGCTGCGCAGGACCAGTAGAACCAGGTGCGAACGGTTACCAGGCTTCAGCATGTGCTGTGAAGGTTAAGTTGCGCCTGGTAGATAGCTTCCCGGGTTCGGGCGCCCGCCTTTGGCAGAATCGAGATTAGCACCGCTGTGTGGGCCACGCCATAGTTTTCTGGAAATTTAATTTCGTAATGTGAAATCGATGTTTCAGCGTCTTCACGGTCCGGCCGGCCGGGCAGTCACAAAGACTCCCGTTGACGCAGGCGGGGGCGCTTTCCTAGGCTGATCCCACCCGCCCTGCCCTGCAGGCCCCGGGCACCTGGATCAGCAGACAGGGCTTCACTGAGCTGGATTAAAAACCATCAGCGCTCAGAGAAGGACAGCCATGACGCAATCCACCGCACCCGCATCCCGTCTATGGATCAGGAATCCGCAGGCCGCTTTCACCGCCAACAACCTCGATGCCGCAGGTGGCCTGGTGGTCAGTGGCGGCGTCATTACCGAGGTCCTGGCAGCGGGGCAGCAGCCGTCCGCGCCCTGCACGAAAACGTTCGATGCGGGCAGCCACGTGCTGTTGCCGGGCCTGATCAACACGCACCACCACTTCTACCAAACCCTCACCCGGGCCTGGGGTCCGGTGGCCAATGCACCCCTGTTCCCGTGGCTGCAGAACCTCTATCCCGTCTGGGCCCGGCTCACCCCCAAGGACCTGGAACTGGCCGCGACGGTGGCCCTCGCCGAGCTGCTGCTCTCCGGCTGCACCACCGCTGCCGACCATCACTACCTTTTTCCCGCGGGCCTCGAGGACGCCATCGACATCGAGGTGGCGGCAGTGCGCCGGCTGGGCATGCGCGCCACGCTCACCCGCGGATCCATGACGCTGGGAACGGACGACGGCGGCCTGCCGCCGCAGTCCACGGTGCAGCGCCCGGAGGTGGTGCTGGAAGACAGCGAGCGCCTGGTGGGCCGGTACCACGAGCGCGGCGAGGACGCGGTGGTCCAGATCGCGCCGGCTCCCTGCTCGCCGTTCTCGGTGACCAGGGAGATCATGGCCGAAAGTGCGGCACTCGCGGAGCGGCTGGACGTCCGGCTGCACACCCACCTGGCAGAGACCCTCGATGAGGAGGACTTCTGCCGGGAAATGTTCGGGCTGCGGACGGTGGACTACCTGGACAGCGTTGGCTGGCTGACGGACCGCACCTGGCTGGGGCATGGCATCCACTTCAGTGACGCCGAGATCAGCCGCCTCGGCGCCGCGGGGACCGCCGTGGCGCACTGCCCCACCTCCAACATGCGGCTGGCCTCGGGCACCGCACGCGTCCTGGAACTGGAGGACGCGGGAGTTCCGGTGGGGCTGGGGGTGGACGGCTCGGCGTCGAACGATGCCTCCAACATGATCCTGGAGGCCCGGCAGGCCCTCTACCTGCAGCGGCTGCGCTACGGCGCGGATGTTCCGGTGGAGCGGGCACTGGGCTGGGCCACCCGCGGTTCCGCCGCCGTCCTGGGGCGGCCGGGGCTGGGCCAGCTGGCGCCAGGGATGCAGGCGGATCTCGCACTGTTCCGGCTCGATGACCTGCGTTTCTCCGGCAGCCACGACCCCATCGCCGCCCTCCTCCTGTGTGGCGCGGACCGTGCAGACCGGGTGATGGTGGGCGGGCAGTGGCGGGTGGTGGACGGCCGGATTCCGGGGCTGGATGTGGCAGGGTTGATTGCCGAGCACTCGGCCGCGGCACGGCGCCTGGTGAATGGCACCCGCTGAACGGCTGACGCTTTCCCGGCCAACTGCTAGCGTGGCGCCATGACTCCGTCAAAGACGCCGGCCGAGATCCTGGACATCGAGGGTGTTGAGGTCCGGATCTCCAGCCCGGACAAGGTGGTATTTCCCCAGCCGGGGCTGACCAAGCTCGACCTCGTTCAGTACTACCTGGCCGTGGCGGACGGTGCGCTGCGGGGTGCGGGAGGCCGGCCCATGGTGCTCAAGCGGTTTCCCAAGGGCATCGATGCGGAGCCGTTCTTCCAAAAACGGGTACCGGATAACCACCCGCCCTTTATCGACACCACCACGCTGCATTACGCGTCCGGGACCTCGGCCGAGGAGGCAGTGATCCGCGACGCAGCCGGCCTGGCCTGGGTCATCAACCTCGGCTGCCTGGACCTGAACCCGCACCCGGTCCGGGCCGAGGACCTGGAACACCCGGACGAACTCCGGGTGGACCTGGACCCTATGCCGGGCGTGGACTGGTCGCAGATCGTGGACGTGGCGTACGTGGCGCAGGAGGTCCTGGCCGACGTGGGGCTGGTGGGGTGGGCCAAGACCAGCGGTTCACGGGGACTGCACATCCTGGTGCGGATTGCCCCTGAATGGTCCTACCGCGATGTCCGGCTCGCGGCCGAAACGCTGGCCCGTGAAGTGGAGAACCGTACCCCGGGCCTGGCCACCGCACGGTGGTGGAAGGAGGAGCGCGGCGAGAGCGTGTTCGTGGACTTCAACCAGAACGCCAAGGACCGCACCGTGGCCTCTGCCTACTCCATCAGGCCCCTGCCGGACGCCCGGGTCTCTACACCGCTCACGTGGGAAGAGGTGCGCACTGCCCGGCCGGAGCAGTTCACGGTGCCCACCGTCCTGGAGCGGTTCGCGGAGATTGGAGACCCGCATGCCGGCATTGACGGCGCCGTGGGCCGGCTCGACGGACTCCTGGCCCTGGCGGAAAAGCTGGGCCCGGCGGAAAAAGCCCCGCGCAGCGGCAACGGATCCGGGCGCCGGCAGTCGCTGATGCCGCTCATAGAGGTGGCCCGGACCAGGACCAAGCCCGAGGCACTCGCGGCGCTCGATGAATGGAAGTCCGGGCACGCCGCCGTCGTCAAATCCCTGCAGCCTGCCGACATCCTGGTGGACGGGATGCGCGGGTCCAGCTCGCTTTGGTACCGGGTGCGGGTGAACCTGCAGCACGTGCC
Protein-coding regions in this window:
- the ligD gene encoding non-homologous end-joining DNA ligase, encoding MTPSKTPAEILDIEGVEVRISSPDKVVFPQPGLTKLDLVQYYLAVADGALRGAGGRPMVLKRFPKGIDAEPFFQKRVPDNHPPFIDTTTLHYASGTSAEEAVIRDAAGLAWVINLGCLDLNPHPVRAEDLEHPDELRVDLDPMPGVDWSQIVDVAYVAQEVLADVGLVGWAKTSGSRGLHILVRIAPEWSYRDVRLAAETLAREVENRTPGLATARWWKEERGESVFVDFNQNAKDRTVASAYSIRPLPDARVSTPLTWEEVRTARPEQFTVPTVLERFAEIGDPHAGIDGAVGRLDGLLALAEKLGPAEKAPRSGNGSGRRQSLMPLIEVARTRTKPEALAALDEWKSGHAAVVKSLQPADILVDGMRGSSSLWYRVRVNLQHVPEAERPPQEDLIADYDPWAGKQWPGRPPA